In a genomic window of Tripterygium wilfordii isolate XIE 37 chromosome 8, ASM1340144v1, whole genome shotgun sequence:
- the LOC120003887 gene encoding uncharacterized protein LOC120003887, with protein sequence MEVSSSQPSDSNRTVHGASSLLANLPSRGLLSSTVLSSNPGGMRVYICEHDTSPPEGQNIKTNQQNILIRSLTLKKHKGDSSSRDAKGAAATDGPRKRAADRVVDGRAASKKANSQTGSRQEGSNSRAPEKDFHSLTVERLRAILKERGLSTKGRKDELVARLRDAAN encoded by the exons ATGGAGGTCTCGTCTTCCCAACCGTCCGATTCGAATCGCACGGTTCATGGCGCTTCCTCTCTCCTTGCCAACCTTCCCTCTCGCGGTCTTCTCTCCTCCACCGTCCTCTCCTCGAATCCG GGCGGGATGCGAGTTTATATCTGTGAGCACGACACATCACCCCCAG AGGGGCAAAATATCAAGACAAACCAGCAGAATATACTGATTAGATCGCTTACTCTTAAGAAACACAAGGGCGATTCCAGTTCAAGGGATGCAAAGGGTGCAGCTGCAACTGATGGTCCTAGAAAGAG gGCTGCTGATAGAGTTGTAGACGGTAGAGCTGCATCTAAGAAAGCCAATAGTCAAACCGGTTCTCGACAAG AGGGGTCCAATAGCCGTGCACCTGAGAAAGACTTCCATAGTTTGACAGTGGAGAGGCTTCGTGCCATTCTAAAGGAACGAGGCCTTTCAACCAAAGGGAGGAAG GATGAGTTGGTTG